One stretch of Chryseobacterium sp. LJ668 DNA includes these proteins:
- a CDS encoding alpha/beta hydrolase: MSFQKLYFLFVFFVGGTIAFGQTKPNATPYTNEATYEKLKKKHPFITPLNRHTPPNIRIDKDVEYANINGLSLKADIYYPLDKTKKHPGVALIHGGGWISGSKENEKYMAQELASKGYVAIAIDYRLSEVAKYPAAIDDVKNAIKFLKKNRKKYSLDQKKIGILGESAGAQIATLVGVQPKNKIKVIVNIDGIVSFIHPEAEESTYAAFWLAGDRKDNLKIWTEASPLEYVGKKTPPTLFINSSQPRFHAGRDDMMKILKSHNIFTEYYEIKDSPHSFWSAEPWFTETFNLTVEFLDKNLK; this comes from the coding sequence ATGAGTTTTCAAAAACTATATTTTCTTTTTGTTTTTTTTGTAGGAGGTACAATAGCATTCGGTCAGACAAAACCGAATGCTACTCCTTACACTAATGAAGCAACCTATGAAAAACTGAAAAAAAAGCATCCGTTCATTACACCATTAAACAGACACACTCCGCCCAACATCAGAATTGATAAAGATGTGGAATACGCCAACATCAACGGATTATCTTTAAAAGCAGACATTTACTATCCTCTTGACAAAACAAAAAAACATCCGGGAGTCGCATTGATTCACGGCGGCGGCTGGATTTCAGGAAGTAAGGAAAATGAAAAGTATATGGCTCAGGAATTGGCATCAAAAGGTTATGTCGCAATCGCTATTGACTATCGTTTGAGCGAAGTTGCCAAATATCCCGCAGCAATTGACGATGTCAAAAATGCGATTAAATTTTTAAAGAAAAACAGGAAAAAATATTCTTTAGACCAAAAAAAGATTGGAATTTTGGGTGAATCTGCTGGAGCGCAAATTGCAACATTGGTTGGTGTACAACCTAAAAATAAAATTAAAGTCATCGTCAATATAGACGGAATCGTCTCTTTCATCCATCCTGAAGCTGAAGAAAGTACTTACGCAGCATTTTGGCTGGCCGGCGACAGAAAAGACAATCTCAAGATCTGGACAGAAGCTTCACCGTTGGAATATGTTGGCAAAAAAACGCCTCCTACCCTATTCATCAACTCTTCCCAGCCTCGTTTCCATGCAGGGAGAGATGATATGATGAAGATTTTAAAAAGTCATAATATCTTTACAGAATATTATGAAATTAAAGATTCTCCGCACTCTTTCTGGTCTGCAGAACCTTGGTTTACAGAAACTTTTAATCTAACGGTGGAATTTTTGGATAAAAATTTAAAATAA
- a CDS encoding pectinesterase family protein: protein MKKFLLIFVITLAQIVWAQNTPYRTITVAKDGSGEFSTIQQAINSVRDFGPGEALIKIQSGTYHEKIVISSSKHKITLQGDHQENTIITNDDYSGKLDVLNEKMTTFNSYTLLVMSDDIKISNLTIQNSSCNQGQAVALHVEGDRFMIKDSKILGCQDTIYTGGNHSRQFYENCYIEGTTDFLFGSATVVFKNCTIKSLANSYITAASTDQSKSFGYVFFDCKLIAKEGITKVFLGRPWRSYARTVFINTEMGSHILPEGWNPWKGDKMFPDKDKTAYYAEYKSRGEGGKISQRVPWSHQLTKKEAKKYTLKNIFGDWNLNMSNK, encoded by the coding sequence ATGAAGAAATTTCTTTTAATATTCGTTATTACTTTAGCTCAAATAGTATGGGCTCAAAATACACCTTACCGTACGATTACCGTAGCAAAAGACGGAAGCGGAGAATTTTCAACGATTCAGCAAGCGATCAATTCTGTCAGAGATTTCGGCCCCGGTGAAGCTTTAATTAAAATACAATCCGGAACCTATCATGAGAAAATCGTAATTTCTTCCTCAAAACACAAAATCACTTTACAGGGCGATCATCAGGAAAACACCATCATCACCAATGATGACTATTCCGGAAAACTGGATGTTTTAAATGAGAAAATGACGACCTTTAATTCGTATACGCTTTTGGTTATGTCAGATGATATTAAAATTTCAAATCTGACTATTCAAAACTCGTCATGCAATCAGGGACAGGCCGTAGCACTTCATGTGGAAGGTGACCGTTTTATGATAAAAGATTCAAAAATTTTGGGTTGTCAGGACACAATTTACACCGGCGGAAATCACAGCAGACAATTTTACGAAAACTGTTATATTGAAGGAACAACCGATTTTCTATTTGGTTCGGCAACTGTAGTTTTCAAAAACTGCACGATAAAAAGTTTAGCCAATTCTTATATCACTGCTGCATCGACTGATCAGTCTAAAAGTTTTGGTTATGTTTTTTTTGACTGTAAATTAATTGCGAAAGAAGGCATTACAAAAGTATTCTTGGGAAGACCGTGGAGATCTTATGCAAGAACTGTTTTTATTAACACCGAAATGGGAAGCCACATCCTTCCAGAAGGCTGGAATCCCTGGAAAGGAGACAAAATGTTTCCTGATAAAGACAAAACCGCTTATTATGCAGAATACAAAAGCAGAGGTGAAGGCGGAAAAATCTCTCAAAGAGTTCCTTGGTCGCATCAATTAACCAAAAAAGAAGCTAAAAAATACACTCTGAAAAATATTTTTGGAGACTGGAATCTGAATATGAGTAATAAGTAA
- a CDS encoding rhamnogalacturonan acetylesterase yields the protein MKKFLLVLSIIISTFSLAQKKPTLFLIGDSTMSNKDNPDRNPEHGWGQVLPQFFTTGIEIQNHAMNGRSSKSFRTEGRWDKVEKQLKKGDFVIIQFGHNDQKLKDSTKFTNPHTQYRANLERYVNETRAKGATPILMTSITRRNFNENGVLIDTHTDYPLVVRMIADDMKVAFVDMQLLTEQMEIAAGPEKSKLLHLYFKAGENAYYEKDKADDTHLSKLGAETVAKLAVKSLKDLKTGLEKYIK from the coding sequence ATGAAAAAATTTCTTTTAGTTCTAAGCATCATCATTTCAACGTTCTCATTAGCTCAGAAAAAACCAACCCTATTTTTAATTGGTGACTCCACCATGTCCAATAAAGACAACCCCGATAGAAACCCTGAACATGGATGGGGACAGGTATTGCCACAATTTTTTACAACAGGAATTGAAATTCAAAACCACGCCATGAACGGAAGAAGCTCTAAAAGTTTCCGAACAGAAGGAAGATGGGACAAAGTTGAAAAACAGTTAAAAAAAGGAGATTTTGTAATCATCCAATTCGGTCATAATGATCAGAAATTGAAAGACTCAACAAAATTCACCAATCCACATACTCAATACAGAGCCAATTTGGAAAGATACGTGAATGAGACAAGAGCAAAAGGCGCAACACCTATTTTAATGACTTCCATCACCAGAAGAAATTTTAATGAAAATGGTGTTTTAATTGACACTCACACAGATTATCCTTTAGTGGTAAGAATGATTGCAGATGATATGAAAGTTGCTTTCGTAGACATGCAGCTACTGACAGAGCAAATGGAAATTGCCGCAGGTCCGGAAAAATCAAAACTATTGCATTTGTACTTTAAGGCCGGTGAAAATGCGTATTATGAAAAAGATAAAGCTGATGACACCCACTTATCAAAATTGGGTGCAGAAACCGTTGCAAAACTTGCGGTAAAATCTTTGAAAGATTTAAAAACCGGCTTGGAGAAATATATTAAATAA